One genomic segment of Pseudomonadota bacterium includes these proteins:
- a CDS encoding AIPR family protein, translated as MKDQILESYVNDFSDAEGFKELSESDQFERFVNYCVVSKQYPREFDIESLSVGGGDDIGSDGVAITVNGNIVQSEEEIEYLLQKNGYIDASFAFIQSKSSPKFKGDQVGTLIFGIKSFFDSAPAIPENEDIKNLRSLKDKIYKHSINFDDPPELRIYFVTTGEWKEPEQITGRVERELADIKARRMFRAVTFTFYDANRLKETYRELRRKTIKEVDFPNHVALPVIPGVRQSFVGSLSATEYVRLISDSDGNLQKSLFEDNVRDFQGTTKVNADIKATLTDTATQAALAILNNGITIIAKKIDPVGAKLKLTDFQIVNGCQSSHVLFEQRAKLKAGTHVIVKFIETTDQDLSGRVIRATNKQTHVTDEAFESLAPFHKDLEEFYNAHSRKIGNPIFYERRSRQYDGSPNIKPSQVVTLAAQTNAYVATTLAQPHSTHRYYGELLEANRSKLFRADDNKEPYFLASLMLNRLDRAFKSGKLPKNLQRFRFQILYMAHSYNEVVRQKKKGHSFDETLQLYDINGDCFMVFKACGDLVEHSLRKSKLQLKEAVRSRDFSNELRTAFEAEIRRKGIA; from the coding sequence ATGAAGGACCAGATCCTCGAAAGCTATGTAAATGATTTCTCCGATGCGGAGGGATTCAAAGAACTCTCAGAGTCCGATCAGTTCGAGCGATTCGTTAACTACTGCGTCGTTTCGAAACAGTATCCTCGAGAATTCGACATCGAGAGCCTCTCAGTTGGAGGCGGCGATGACATTGGATCCGATGGCGTGGCAATCACCGTGAACGGAAATATCGTTCAGAGTGAAGAGGAGATCGAGTACCTGCTTCAAAAGAACGGATACATTGACGCGTCCTTTGCGTTCATTCAGTCCAAATCATCACCAAAGTTTAAGGGCGATCAAGTCGGAACATTGATCTTCGGAATAAAGTCATTCTTTGATAGTGCGCCCGCAATTCCGGAGAACGAAGACATCAAGAATCTAAGGTCCCTCAAAGACAAGATCTACAAGCATTCGATTAACTTCGACGATCCTCCGGAGCTAAGAATCTATTTTGTGACTACTGGCGAATGGAAGGAGCCGGAACAAATTACTGGAAGAGTGGAGCGCGAACTCGCCGACATTAAGGCGAGGCGAATGTTTCGAGCAGTGACGTTTACGTTCTATGACGCAAATCGTCTTAAGGAAACATATCGAGAACTCCGTCGGAAAACTATCAAAGAAGTCGATTTCCCTAACCACGTTGCCTTGCCGGTGATTCCCGGCGTGCGGCAATCTTTCGTAGGAAGCCTCTCTGCGACTGAGTACGTGCGACTAATCTCTGACTCCGACGGAAATCTTCAGAAAAGCCTCTTTGAAGACAATGTTCGCGACTTCCAGGGAACAACGAAGGTCAATGCGGACATCAAAGCAACCCTAACTGACACGGCGACTCAGGCGGCGCTGGCAATTCTAAACAATGGCATAACGATCATCGCTAAGAAGATTGATCCGGTTGGCGCGAAGCTAAAATTGACAGATTTCCAGATCGTGAATGGTTGCCAGTCATCTCACGTTCTTTTCGAACAGCGAGCTAAACTTAAAGCTGGAACTCACGTCATCGTGAAGTTCATAGAAACCACCGATCAAGATCTTTCGGGAAGAGTGATTCGAGCGACCAACAAGCAAACGCACGTTACGGACGAGGCATTCGAGTCCCTTGCCCCTTTCCACAAAGATCTAGAAGAATTCTACAACGCGCACTCTAGGAAGATCGGTAACCCCATTTTTTATGAGCGCCGATCGCGCCAGTACGATGGCTCGCCGAACATTAAGCCATCTCAGGTAGTGACATTGGCGGCGCAAACCAATGCGTACGTTGCTACAACATTGGCGCAGCCCCATAGCACCCATCGGTACTACGGAGAGCTATTGGAGGCTAATAGAAGCAAGCTCTTTCGTGCCGATGACAACAAAGAGCCGTACTTTCTTGCCAGCCTCATGCTGAATCGCCTTGATCGCGCATTCAAGTCAGGAAAGCTGCCGAAGAATCTCCAGAGATTTCGCTTTCAGATTTTGTACATGGCCCATTCGTACAACGAAGTGGTGAGACAGAAGAAGAAGGGGCACTCCTTCGACGAAACCCTCCAACTGTATGACATCAACGGAGATTGCTTCATGGTCTTCAAAGCCTGTGGCGATTTGGTAGAGCATTCTCTTCGTAAGAGCAAGCTTCAGTTGAAGGAGGCTGTTAGGAGTAGGGACTTCTCGAATGAACTTCGGACTGCTTTCGAAGCCGAAATTAGACGTAAGGGAATTGCTTGA
- the fusA gene encoding elongation factor G encodes MARTTPLADIRNIGIIAHVDAGKTTTTERILYYTGKKHTIVEIHETKDLKTTTTTDYLEQEQKRGITIQSAAVSTFWRKKKINVIDTPGHVDFTIEVNRSLRVLDGAVVVFDGVAGVEPQSETNWRLANNYNVPRVCYVNKMDRSGANFVRCVDMIKNRLGARPLVVQLPIGSEDHFKGMIDLVEENALVWDSDDKDAKWAVIPVGDGKGLADKLGITVPSDRKILDDYSKYRNELVDTALEMDDEAMEKYLTDNVPPTADVLRSCIRKGVIKSHFTPVLCGSSYKNKGVQQVLDAVVDYMPAPTDVDAIATVDADGNPIGTRATSDDEPFSGLAFKVINDTYGALTFVRVYSGVLTKGMSVTNTTRGKREKIGRMVEMFADKQNPIEEARAGDIIALVSLAETDTGDTLADTDHQVVLERMRFPDPVISVSVKAKTKAEAEKFGAALGKMVRADPSLHLETDRETNETILRGMGELHLEVTLDRMRTEFGVEGVMGEPQVAYRESFTKAIDEHYVHKKQTGGSGQFAEVWIKFEPLARGEGFVFEDATTGGSVPREFVPAVEKGLKIQKEDGVLAHFPTVDFKATLHDGSYHDVDSNALTFEIAAKACFREGIRKAGPQLLEPVMKVETVSPGDYLGDVIGDMNRRRGTILEQVERGTNTAVVATIPLSEMFGYIGQLRSMSSGRASFTMEFSHYDPVPKNVADEVIAEVAKRRAALNA; translated from the coding sequence ATGGCCCGCACTACGCCTCTTGCTGACATCCGCAACATCGGAATCATCGCCCACGTCGACGCCGGAAAGACGACGACCACCGAGCGCATCCTTTATTACACCGGCAAGAAGCACACGATCGTCGAGATCCACGAAACCAAGGATCTGAAGACCACGACGACGACTGACTACCTGGAGCAGGAGCAGAAGCGCGGCATCACGATCCAGTCCGCGGCGGTCTCGACCTTCTGGCGCAAGAAGAAGATCAACGTCATCGACACCCCCGGGCACGTGGACTTCACCATCGAAGTGAACCGTTCCCTGCGCGTGCTCGACGGCGCGGTGGTGGTGTTCGACGGCGTGGCGGGCGTGGAGCCGCAGTCGGAGACGAACTGGCGCCTGGCTAACAACTACAACGTGCCGCGCGTCTGCTACGTGAACAAGATGGACCGCAGCGGCGCGAACTTCGTGCGCTGCGTGGACATGATCAAGAACCGCCTGGGCGCGCGTCCGCTGGTGGTGCAGCTGCCGATCGGCTCGGAAGATCACTTCAAGGGCATGATCGACCTGGTCGAAGAGAACGCGCTCGTCTGGGACTCGGACGACAAGGACGCGAAGTGGGCCGTGATCCCGGTCGGCGACGGCAAGGGCCTGGCCGACAAGTTGGGCATCACGGTGCCGTCGGATCGCAAGATCCTCGACGACTACTCGAAGTACCGCAATGAGCTGGTGGACACGGCGCTCGAGATGGACGACGAGGCGATGGAAAAATACCTCACGGACAACGTGCCGCCGACGGCCGATGTGCTGCGCTCCTGCATCCGCAAGGGTGTGATCAAGAGCCACTTCACGCCGGTGCTCTGCGGCAGCTCGTACAAGAATAAAGGTGTGCAGCAGGTGCTCGACGCGGTCGTCGACTACATGCCGGCGCCGACGGACGTCGACGCGATCGCGACGGTGGACGCGGACGGTAACCCGATCGGCACGCGTGCCACGTCGGACGACGAGCCGTTCTCGGGCCTGGCGTTCAAGGTGATCAACGACACGTACGGCGCGCTGACGTTCGTGCGCGTGTATTCGGGCGTGCTCACGAAGGGCATGTCGGTAACTAATACGACTCGTGGTAAACGGGAAAAAATCGGCCGCATGGTCGAGATGTTCGCGGACAAGCAGAACCCGATCGAAGAAGCGCGCGCGGGCGACATCATCGCGCTGGTCTCGTTGGCGGAGACGGATACGGGCGACACGCTGGCGGATACGGATCACCAGGTGGTGCTGGAGCGCATGCGCTTCCCGGATCCCGTGATCTCGGTGTCGGTGAAGGCGAAGACGAAGGCCGAAGCGGAGAAGTTCGGCGCGGCGCTGGGCAAGATGGTTCGTGCCGATCCTTCGCTGCATCTGGAGACGGATCGCGAGACGAACGAGACGATTCTGCGCGGGATGGGTGAGCTTCACCTGGAAGTGACGCTGGATCGCATGCGGACGGAGTTCGGCGTGGAAGGCGTGATGGGCGAGCCGCAGGTGGCCTATCGCGAGAGCTTCACGAAGGCGATCGACGAGCACTACGTGCACAAGAAGCAGACTGGTGGATCGGGTCAGTTCGCCGAAGTGTGGATCAAGTTCGAGCCGCTCGCGCGTGGCGAAGGCTTTGTGTTCGAAGACGCGACGACCGGCGGTTCGGTGCCGCGCGAGTTCGTCCCGGCCGTTGAAAAGGGTTTGAAGATTCAGAAGGAAGATGGCGTGCTGGCGCACTTCCCCACGGTGGACTTCAAGGCGACGCTGCATGACGGGTCGTACCACGACGTTGACTCGAACGCGCTGACGTTCGAAATCGCGGCGAAGGCTTGCTTCCGCGAGGGTATTCGCAAGGCGGGGCCGCAGTTGCTGGAGCCGGTGATGAAGGTGGAGACGGTGTCTCCGGGCGATTACCTGGGTGACGTGATCGGTGACATGAACCGGCGCCGCGGGACGATTCTCGAGCAGGTTGAGCGTGGCACCAACACGGCTGTCGTGGCGACGATCCCGCTGAGCGAGATGTTCGGGTACATCGGGCAGTTGCGTTCGATGAGCTCGGGGCGCGCTTCGTTCACGATGGAGTTCTCGCACTATGATCCGGTGCCGAAGAACGTTGCCGACGAAGTGATTGCGGAAGTGGCGAAGCGTCGCGCTGCGCTGAACGCGTAG